Proteins from one Dysgonomonas sp. HDW5A genomic window:
- a CDS encoding alpha/beta hydrolase, with protein sequence MDVYFISGMSANCKVFDTIELPYGFEKKYIEWLMPNEGELLSEYTRRMSVNIDTSKPFVLVGYSFGGIIVQEMNKFLTPNKTIIIASMKVGDEMPALFRVGHRIKFTEYLPIGFFKTSDLVFDFFSRFVYHAKREDMEKYVSYTDPFYTKWSLFQILNWHSTFQCPNLYHIHGTKDQMFPFKGVKDVYPVEGADHLLVIKKSKEVSRILDEILHK encoded by the coding sequence ATGGATGTCTATTTTATATCGGGAATGTCGGCCAACTGCAAAGTATTCGATACAATTGAGCTGCCTTATGGTTTCGAAAAGAAATATATAGAGTGGTTAATGCCAAATGAAGGCGAATTACTATCCGAATATACCCGGCGTATGTCTGTCAATATAGATACATCAAAACCTTTTGTATTAGTAGGATATTCATTTGGAGGTATTATTGTCCAAGAGATGAATAAATTTCTTACGCCAAACAAGACGATCATAATAGCATCGATGAAAGTAGGGGATGAAATGCCTGCTCTTTTCAGAGTGGGGCATAGAATAAAATTCACTGAATATTTACCAATAGGCTTCTTTAAAACAAGTGATTTGGTTTTTGATTTTTTTTCTCGCTTTGTATACCATGCTAAACGCGAAGATATGGAGAAATACGTATCATATACCGACCCGTTTTATACGAAATGGAGTTTGTTTCAGATACTCAATTGGCATTCAACCTTTCAGTGTCCTAACCTCTACCATATACATGGAACAAAAGACCAGATGTTTCCATTTAAAGGCGTGAAAGATGTTTATCCTGTAGAAGGTGCAGATCACTTATTGGTAATAAAAAAGAGTAAGGAGGTAAGCCGAATTTTAGATGAAATTTTGCACAAATGA
- a CDS encoding methyltransferase domain-containing protein, which yields MIANLISKNNRTSKYKLFLDVIRPLESDKILDVGVNNWEYSPVDNFLEKNYPYLENITALSVDTNEEFKKRYPKVNSIVYDGFYFPFEDKSFDIGWSNAVIEHVGDIERQVLFLKELKRTCKRVYFTTPNRYFPFEVHTRYPLIHWLPKRIFDRILQFTPQKWASGDYMYLLSRKKLEKILKEAGITDYKIYKNRFCGFTMDFSIII from the coding sequence ATGATCGCAAACTTAATCAGTAAAAATAATAGAACTTCAAAATATAAATTATTCTTGGATGTAATAAGACCTTTGGAATCTGATAAAATATTGGATGTAGGGGTTAATAATTGGGAGTATTCCCCTGTAGATAACTTTTTAGAGAAAAACTATCCATATTTAGAGAATATCACAGCTTTGAGTGTTGATACTAATGAGGAATTTAAGAAAAGATACCCAAAGGTTAATTCAATTGTATATGATGGGTTTTATTTTCCTTTTGAAGATAAATCTTTCGATATCGGTTGGTCTAATGCAGTCATAGAACATGTTGGAGATATAGAAAGACAAGTTCTGTTCTTAAAAGAACTCAAAAGAACTTGCAAGAGAGTATACTTCACTACCCCAAATAGATATTTTCCTTTTGAAGTGCATACCAGATACCCGTTGATTCATTGGCTTCCCAAGCGCATATTTGATAGAATATTACAATTTACTCCCCAGAAATGGGCTTCGGGCGATTATATGTATTTACTCTCGCGAAAGAAGCTTGAGAAAATTTTAAAAGAAGCAGGAATTACCGATTATAAGATATACAAGAATCGTTTTTGCGGCTTCACTATGGATTTTAGTATCATTATCTAA
- a CDS encoding MFS transporter codes for MNNNWKKTFAIIWSGQLFSTLTSSIVGYAVVFWLSLKTESAEVLAYAMIATLLPQLVLGLFTGVFVDRWNRKLTMIFADSFIAICTAIMCLMFYFDSVTIWQIYLLLILRSAGSAFHTPAMQASVPLLAPESELMRVAGVNQMIFSISNIAGPALAALLINIMDMTYVLSLDIIGAVIACVSLLFVTIPNPEKKVTDKLPNIMGEIKEGLHAIFGTQGLKWVLLCDIAMLFFIIPISALFPLITLTHFMGDTYDMSIVEAAWGVGIFIGGALIGMKKIKMMNKIVLIGTFSIIIGLTSLLSGLLPANGLIWFIALTGISGIGGAIWNSAFTVILQTKIDPSLLGRAFSTYDSLMLMPSIPGLLATGFVADAIGITNVFVIAGIAICLIGCLFFIIPSVVSLGKSTVGKYE; via the coding sequence ATGAATAATAATTGGAAAAAAACTTTTGCAATAATATGGAGTGGTCAGTTATTCTCGACCCTCACCAGTTCGATCGTCGGATATGCGGTTGTATTTTGGCTTAGCCTAAAAACCGAATCGGCCGAAGTATTAGCCTATGCCATGATAGCTACTCTTCTGCCTCAGCTTGTACTCGGATTGTTTACAGGTGTTTTTGTAGATCGCTGGAACCGAAAATTAACCATGATATTTGCAGATAGCTTCATAGCCATTTGTACGGCTATCATGTGTCTTATGTTTTATTTTGATTCGGTTACTATCTGGCAGATATATCTGCTGTTGATATTACGTTCGGCGGGCAGTGCTTTTCATACCCCTGCCATGCAAGCCAGTGTTCCGCTATTGGCTCCCGAATCGGAACTGATGAGAGTAGCCGGGGTTAATCAGATGATTTTTTCGATCAGTAATATAGCAGGTCCTGCATTGGCTGCATTACTTATAAATATCATGGATATGACTTATGTATTGTCCCTCGATATTATAGGGGCAGTAATAGCCTGCGTGTCGCTGCTCTTTGTTACGATTCCCAATCCCGAAAAGAAAGTTACTGACAAACTACCCAATATTATGGGAGAAATAAAAGAAGGACTACACGCTATATTTGGCACACAAGGTCTCAAATGGGTACTACTCTGTGATATTGCGATGTTATTTTTTATCATTCCCATATCAGCATTATTTCCGCTTATTACCCTTACTCATTTTATGGGAGATACATACGACATGAGTATTGTTGAGGCTGCGTGGGGAGTCGGTATATTTATAGGAGGGGCACTTATCGGTATGAAAAAAATAAAGATGATGAATAAAATTGTACTCATTGGTACTTTTAGTATTATTATCGGGTTAACCTCTCTACTATCGGGATTGCTGCCTGCAAACGGACTTATTTGGTTCATCGCCCTAACAGGAATCAGTGGTATTGGTGGCGCTATCTGGAACAGTGCTTTTACGGTCATACTTCAAACCAAAATAGATCCGTCTCTCTTGGGGCGTGCATTTTCGACTTACGACAGTTTGATGCTGATGCCTTCTATACCTGGATTGTTAGCGACCGGATTTGTTGCTGATGCTATCGGGATAACCAATGTATTTGTTATCGCAGGAATTGCAATCTGCCTGATCGGATGTTTATTCTTCATTATACCATCGGTAGTGAGCTTAGGAAAATCGACAGTGGGTAAATACGAATAA
- a CDS encoding DUF6712 family protein, with protein MYTPITLINEELFKLHSPITGNTDLTEFVPYLSIAQELYIAPLLGESLMSELKLQISQNSLDESNSNLVVKIAPALAFFAIYQGLPFHWATIVNKGITIRESENSKGIDIKDVAQLRRWIRDDAEIFVSLLTDFLCSSKEKYPLWKPDKDYCSSCGQQSTPFDSGFYFPKQ; from the coding sequence ATGTATACACCTATCACATTAATAAACGAGGAGTTGTTTAAACTGCATTCTCCAATTACGGGAAATACCGATCTTACCGAATTTGTTCCTTACCTGTCTATTGCTCAGGAGTTATATATTGCCCCCTTATTAGGCGAATCGTTGATGAGCGAATTAAAACTTCAGATTTCACAGAACTCTCTGGATGAATCCAATAGCAATCTTGTTGTAAAAATTGCTCCTGCGTTAGCGTTCTTTGCCATCTATCAGGGATTACCTTTTCATTGGGCAACCATCGTAAATAAAGGAATAACTATTCGCGAAAGTGAAAACAGCAAGGGTATCGACATCAAGGATGTGGCTCAACTCCGCCGCTGGATTCGGGATGATGCCGAGATTTTTGTCAGCCTGTTAACCGATTTTCTTTGTTCGTCCAAAGAGAAATATCCTCTGTGGAAACCTGATAAAGATTATTGTTCGTCATGCGGTCAGCAGTCTACTCCTTTCGATAGTGGATTTTATTTTCCGAAACAGTAA
- a CDS encoding cation:proton antiporter: MSHIPPLVSDLALILITAGIVTILFKLLKQPVVLGYIVAGFLISPHFVLFPSVADIGNINTWAEIGVIFLLFALGLEFSFKKLIDVGGTASIATLINMGSMIAIGYVIGQLLGWTQMESVFLGGMLSMSSTTIIIKAFNDMKLQKKKFANIVFGMLIVEDLAAILMMVLLSTVAGSGDAEGSGLLENSLKLVFFMMIWFVVGIYLIPTFLKKLKKHLNDETLVIVAVGLCLGMVLFADTVGFSAALGAFIMGSILAETIESKHIEHLIEPIKNLFGAVFFVSVGMMIVPSIVLEYAIPILILTVVVLVGRVIFASLGVLASGEGLKVSIQAGFSLAQIGEFSFIIATLGMQLGVISNFIYPIIVAVSVITTFTTPYFIKASTPIYEAIEKRIPPKWNKLITGYSSSSRKTVNRQNDWNVLLKKVITTVAIYFVLSLAVFFTCRELLYWPIMSYIPNLGGRIAAAIITILLMGPFMQAIMRNNSKTEEHERLWKDNHFNKGALIALNLLRIALCVILILMVLIPLFPRATGLLLVTSVVIAIGITFFQGFKKQTNKMEKQFLENLNDKELSEDKEGTINQQVKTDLLNKNIHLEEIEVPQDSPRIGKTLAELNFRQTTGVDIVSIIRGDLKINIPDPNECIYPFDKLIVAGTDEELQTFITALEEKRLKQHTSTQYQISLTQYELEEGCSLIGKAIKDSQIREKTDTMIIGIDRNDEAITDISANTILEEGDILWLAGEQNKLDHFAENINQ; the protein is encoded by the coding sequence ATGTCGCATATCCCTCCATTAGTAAGTGATTTGGCTCTTATTCTGATAACAGCCGGAATAGTAACAATATTATTTAAACTCTTAAAACAACCTGTTGTACTAGGCTATATTGTAGCAGGTTTCCTGATAAGTCCGCATTTCGTACTGTTTCCATCCGTAGCCGATATAGGTAATATAAACACCTGGGCGGAGATTGGGGTAATTTTTCTCTTATTTGCCCTCGGACTCGAATTCAGTTTTAAGAAACTGATAGATGTAGGCGGAACAGCCTCTATTGCCACCCTCATCAATATGGGATCGATGATAGCCATTGGATACGTTATCGGGCAACTCTTGGGCTGGACGCAAATGGAAAGTGTATTTCTGGGTGGCATGCTCTCCATGTCATCTACAACCATTATCATAAAGGCATTCAACGATATGAAATTGCAGAAGAAAAAATTTGCAAATATCGTCTTCGGGATGCTTATAGTAGAAGATCTCGCAGCCATACTTATGATGGTATTATTGTCAACAGTAGCAGGAAGCGGTGATGCAGAAGGGTCAGGATTACTCGAAAATTCCCTTAAACTCGTATTCTTCATGATGATATGGTTTGTAGTAGGTATTTACCTGATACCAACCTTCCTTAAAAAACTGAAGAAACACCTCAACGACGAAACTTTGGTTATTGTAGCCGTAGGTTTATGTCTGGGTATGGTATTATTTGCCGATACAGTTGGTTTTTCGGCGGCACTGGGAGCCTTTATTATGGGATCGATACTTGCCGAAACCATCGAATCGAAGCACATAGAGCATCTTATCGAACCTATCAAAAATCTGTTCGGAGCAGTATTTTTTGTTTCGGTAGGTATGATGATAGTTCCAAGTATTGTTCTGGAGTATGCCATTCCTATCCTCATTCTTACTGTAGTAGTTCTGGTAGGTCGTGTAATATTTGCCTCTTTGGGTGTTCTCGCTTCGGGCGAAGGCCTCAAAGTATCTATACAGGCTGGATTTAGTTTAGCGCAAATTGGCGAATTTTCATTTATCATAGCTACACTCGGTATGCAATTGGGTGTTATCAGCAACTTTATATATCCCATAATAGTAGCAGTATCGGTCATCACGACCTTTACAACCCCGTACTTTATAAAGGCTTCGACACCTATATATGAAGCTATAGAGAAAAGAATACCTCCTAAATGGAACAAACTGATTACGGGCTATTCTTCATCGAGTCGTAAAACAGTTAACAGACAGAACGACTGGAATGTTTTACTTAAAAAAGTGATTACCACCGTAGCTATTTATTTTGTCTTATCGCTGGCTGTTTTCTTTACTTGCAGAGAACTCCTCTACTGGCCTATAATGAGTTATATTCCTAACTTGGGAGGACGAATCGCAGCAGCTATCATAACTATCCTGCTCATGGGACCGTTTATGCAGGCTATCATGAGAAATAACAGCAAAACCGAAGAGCATGAAAGGTTATGGAAAGATAATCACTTTAACAAGGGTGCTTTAATTGCACTCAATTTATTACGGATTGCCTTGTGTGTGATTCTTATCCTTATGGTGCTTATCCCTCTATTCCCCAGAGCAACAGGTCTGCTACTTGTAACCTCGGTAGTTATTGCTATCGGAATTACTTTCTTCCAAGGGTTTAAAAAACAAACCAATAAGATGGAAAAGCAGTTTCTGGAGAACTTAAATGACAAAGAGCTTTCCGAAGATAAAGAAGGCACAATCAATCAGCAGGTAAAGACCGATCTTTTGAATAAAAACATCCACCTTGAAGAAATCGAAGTTCCTCAAGATTCGCCACGAATAGGAAAAACTTTGGCGGAACTTAATTTCAGACAAACTACAGGTGTAGATATAGTTAGTATAATCAGGGGTGATCTTAAAATAAACATTCCCGATCCGAACGAATGTATCTACCCATTCGATAAACTTATTGTTGCCGGTACGGATGAAGAACTACAAACATTTATTACTGCTCTCGAAGAGAAGAGATTGAAACAGCATACCAGTACTCAATATCAAATAAGCCTCACTCAATATGAATTGGAAGAGGGTTGCTCATTAATTGGAAAAGCAATTAAAGATTCTCAGATAAGAGAAAAAACAGATACCATGATTATTGGTATAGACCGCAACGATGAAGCCATTACCGATATATCGGCAAATACAATATTAGAAGAGGGTGATATATTGTGGCTTGCGGGTGAACAGAATAAGCTGGATCATTTTGCTGAGAATATAAACCAATGA
- the kduI gene encoding 5-dehydro-4-deoxy-D-glucuronate isomerase: MKTSIEERWGTHPDDVKKYDTTQLRKEFLVEKLFDADSVLMTYTHNDRLIIGGALPVKEALKLETVDLIRSEYFCERRELGIICIEGEGSVTVDGTEYQLGFKDAVYVGRGSKEVIFKSKDGNKPAKFYFASSPAHKAYPTTAITSEMRRTRDLGAPATSNERLLNQIILSEIVPCCQLQMGMTELKEGSVWNTMPPHTHSRRMEAYFYFKIPEQQAVCHFMGQPQETRHIFMANEQAVISPSWSIHSAAGTSNYTFIWAMCGENLAYDDMDTFTADKLR; the protein is encoded by the coding sequence ATGAAAACAAGCATAGAAGAACGTTGGGGTACGCATCCTGATGATGTCAAAAAATACGACACTACGCAGTTGCGTAAAGAGTTTCTGGTTGAAAAACTATTTGATGCCGATTCAGTATTGATGACTTATACTCACAACGACCGCTTAATTATTGGTGGTGCCCTACCGGTAAAAGAAGCATTGAAACTCGAGACAGTCGATTTGATTCGTTCGGAATATTTCTGCGAACGTCGCGAATTGGGTATTATCTGTATCGAAGGCGAAGGATCGGTTACTGTTGATGGTACCGAATATCAATTGGGTTTTAAAGATGCAGTTTACGTAGGTCGTGGCTCAAAAGAAGTGATCTTCAAAAGTAAAGACGGCAATAAACCTGCTAAATTTTACTTTGCATCATCGCCCGCTCACAAAGCGTATCCTACGACAGCCATTACTTCCGAAATGCGTCGCACCAGAGATTTGGGAGCACCTGCAACCTCAAACGAACGTTTGTTGAACCAAATTATATTGAGTGAGATTGTACCTTGCTGCCAATTGCAAATGGGTATGACCGAATTGAAAGAAGGCAGTGTATGGAATACTATGCCTCCACATACACACTCGCGTCGTATGGAAGCATACTTCTACTTCAAAATACCCGAGCAACAAGCAGTGTGCCACTTTATGGGACAACCTCAGGAAACACGTCATATTTTTATGGCTAACGAGCAGGCGGTTATTTCTCCATCGTGGTCTATTCACTCGGCAGCAGGCACAAGCAACTATACTTTTATATGGGCTATGTGCGGCGAAAATCTGGCTTATGATGATATGGATACTTTCACGGCTGACAAGTTGAGATAA
- a CDS encoding glycoside hydrolase family 2 TIM barrel-domain containing protein, with protein sequence MSLGAQDKLPFWRDMNVLSVNKEKPRTTFMSYDNKAEALTGKYENSKYYELLNGTWKFYYVDAFGKLPANVTDANVNTSSWSDIKVPGNWEVQGFGTPIYINHGYEFKPRNPQPPLLPDDNPVGVYRREIDIPADWMSRDIYLHIAGAKSGVYVYVNGKEVGYSEDSKNPAEFLLNKYVQPGKNSLAIKIFRWSTGSYLECQDFWRISGIERDVFLWSQPKTAVNDFRVISTLDDTYKNGIFKLDIDVKNTNSSPSAVNVSYELVDSKGKTVASASSPLNIEANGKKTVNFDAVLDNVSTWTSEHPNLYKLIMTVQKGNETAEVVPFHVGFRKIEIKESDYIINGKKQSLFFVNGQPVKLKGTNIHEVSQYTGHYVTPEEMRRNFELMKKNNINTVRLSHYPQDRKFYEMCDEYGLYVYDEANIESHGMYYSLSKGKSLGNNPDWLANHLYRTENMFERNKNYPSVTIWSLGNEAGNGYNFYQTYLWLKEKDKNLMNRPVNYERALWEWNTDMYVPQYPSAAWLEEIGKEGSDRPVVPSEYAHAMGNSTGDFHGQWNAIYKYPHLQGGYIWEWIDHALLAYDKNGKPYWTYGGDYGTNMPSDGNFVADGLIGPDQRPHPAMAEIKYNLQNIGFEAVDLSKGEVKITNRFYFSDLSKYQIKYRIYKNGTLIKEAVLPVSLAAQESKTVTIPVEGLKPEAGAEYFVNFEVTSKEATPLVPANYIVAYDQFQLPITADKKEYKSPNAPALNIAEQNGVITVSSSKVNFTLDTSKGLVTSYKVDGQEYFKDGFGIQPNFWRAPNDNDYGNRAPSRLQIWKQSSKDFNIVDHKATKDGDNVLLSVDYLLAAGNHYIINYKIYPSGVVNISSRFTALEGAKEASIGKSEAELMATYTPKAKAEAKAKSNVLEVPRIGVRFRVPAGMDNIEYFGRGPEENYIDRFMGTMVGQYKAKAEDLYYPYVRPQENGHHIDTRWLTATQNNGKGLLIQAENTIGFNALRNSVEDFDSEEADADYQWNNFSPEEIANKDLKKARNILPKHTHINDISPRDFVEICVDLKQQGVGGYDSWGARPIPEATIYSDEEYNWSFTLIPVSGAKDAASKAGLKY encoded by the coding sequence ATGTCATTGGGAGCTCAGGACAAACTTCCCTTTTGGCGTGATATGAATGTGTTGTCGGTAAATAAAGAGAAACCACGAACCACATTTATGTCATACGACAACAAGGCGGAGGCTTTGACGGGCAAATACGAAAACAGCAAGTACTACGAACTGCTCAACGGTACATGGAAGTTTTACTATGTGGACGCATTCGGCAAATTACCTGCCAATGTAACCGATGCCAATGTAAATACTTCGTCGTGGAGCGATATAAAAGTTCCGGGCAACTGGGAGGTGCAGGGTTTCGGTACTCCTATCTATATCAATCACGGATACGAGTTTAAGCCACGCAATCCGCAGCCACCGCTTCTACCCGACGATAATCCGGTAGGTGTTTATCGCAGAGAGATAGATATTCCTGCCGATTGGATGAGCCGCGATATTTACCTGCACATTGCCGGAGCAAAATCGGGCGTATATGTGTATGTAAACGGCAAAGAGGTGGGTTATAGCGAAGATTCTAAGAACCCTGCCGAATTTCTGCTGAACAAATATGTACAACCCGGAAAAAACTCTTTAGCCATAAAGATATTCAGATGGAGCACAGGATCTTACCTCGAATGTCAGGATTTTTGGCGTATCAGTGGTATCGAACGGGATGTATTCCTTTGGTCGCAGCCCAAAACGGCAGTCAACGATTTCAGAGTAATATCGACATTGGATGATACGTACAAAAACGGAATATTCAAATTGGATATCGACGTTAAGAATACAAACTCGTCGCCATCGGCAGTAAATGTCAGTTACGAATTGGTTGACTCGAAAGGTAAAACCGTAGCAAGTGCTTCGAGCCCTCTCAACATCGAAGCTAACGGCAAAAAAACGGTCAACTTTGATGCTGTACTGGACAATGTATCTACATGGACTTCGGAACATCCCAATCTGTACAAGTTGATTATGACTGTACAAAAAGGAAATGAAACTGCCGAGGTAGTACCTTTTCATGTTGGATTCCGTAAAATAGAGATCAAAGAAAGCGACTACATTATCAATGGCAAAAAACAAAGCCTGTTCTTTGTAAACGGACAACCTGTAAAATTAAAAGGAACTAATATACATGAGGTTAGTCAATACACAGGACATTATGTGACTCCCGAAGAAATGCGTCGAAACTTCGAATTGATGAAAAAGAACAACATCAATACCGTTCGTTTGAGCCATTATCCTCAAGATCGCAAATTTTACGAAATGTGCGATGAGTATGGTTTGTATGTATATGACGAAGCCAATATCGAATCGCACGGTATGTATTATAGTTTGAGCAAAGGCAAGTCGTTGGGTAACAACCCCGATTGGTTGGCGAACCACTTGTACAGAACCGAAAACATGTTCGAAAGAAACAAGAATTACCCATCGGTAACCATCTGGTCATTAGGAAATGAAGCCGGAAACGGATACAATTTCTACCAGACTTATTTGTGGCTGAAAGAAAAGGACAAAAATTTGATGAACCGTCCCGTAAATTACGAACGTGCTTTGTGGGAATGGAACACCGACATGTATGTGCCTCAATATCCTTCGGCAGCATGGCTGGAAGAAATTGGCAAAGAAGGCAGCGACCGCCCTGTAGTTCCCTCGGAATATGCTCATGCCATGGGTAATTCGACAGGAGACTTTCACGGACAATGGAATGCCATCTACAAATACCCTCATCTGCAAGGCGGATATATATGGGAATGGATAGACCATGCTTTGTTGGCTTACGACAAAAACGGTAAACCGTATTGGACGTATGGTGGCGACTACGGTACCAATATGCCTTCGGACGGAAACTTCGTAGCCGATGGTTTGATAGGTCCCGACCAACGCCCCCACCCTGCTATGGCTGAGATTAAATACAACCTTCAGAACATAGGGTTTGAGGCTGTCGATTTATCAAAAGGAGAGGTGAAAATCACCAATAGGTTCTACTTCTCGGATCTTTCGAAATATCAGATAAAATACAGAATCTATAAAAACGGAACTTTAATAAAAGAAGCCGTTCTTCCTGTATCGCTTGCAGCTCAGGAGTCTAAAACAGTAACTATTCCTGTTGAAGGCTTGAAGCCCGAAGCCGGTGCAGAGTATTTTGTGAATTTCGAGGTGACAAGTAAAGAGGCTACTCCGCTTGTTCCTGCCAATTATATAGTGGCTTACGACCAGTTTCAACTGCCAATCACCGCTGATAAGAAGGAATACAAATCTCCGAATGCTCCTGCATTGAATATAGCGGAACAAAATGGAGTTATCACCGTTTCGTCTTCTAAAGTCAATTTCACTTTAGATACATCGAAAGGGTTAGTAACCTCATACAAGGTTGATGGTCAAGAATATTTCAAAGACGGATTTGGTATTCAGCCTAACTTCTGGAGAGCTCCTAATGACAACGATTATGGCAACAGAGCTCCAAGCCGTTTACAAATATGGAAGCAATCGAGCAAAGATTTTAACATTGTAGATCATAAAGCAACCAAAGATGGCGATAATGTCTTGCTAAGTGTAGATTATCTATTGGCAGCAGGTAACCACTATATTATCAACTATAAGATTTACCCTTCGGGCGTAGTTAATATATCGTCTCGCTTTACAGCTCTCGAAGGAGCTAAAGAAGCAAGCATAGGTAAATCTGAAGCCGAATTGATGGCAACTTATACACCTAAGGCAAAAGCAGAAGCTAAAGCCAAAAGCAATGTACTGGAAGTTCCACGTATAGGCGTAAGATTCAGAGTACCTGCGGGAATGGACAATATCGAATATTTCGGACGTGGACCTGAGGAAAATTATATCGACCGCTTTATGGGTACTATGGTTGGACAATACAAGGCTAAAGCCGAAGATTTATATTATCCGTATGTACGTCCGCAAGAAAACGGTCATCATATTGATACCCGTTGGTTGACCGCCACTCAGAACAATGGCAAAGGCTTATTGATTCAGGCAGAAAACACAATCGGATTCAATGCACTGAGAAACTCGGTAGAGGATTTCGACTCGGAAGAGGCTGATGCCGACTATCAATGGAACAACTTTTCACCCGAAGAAATAGCCAACAAGGATCTGAAAAAAGCCAGAAACATTCTACCTAAACATACGCATATCAATGATATATCGCCTCGCGATTTTGTCGAAATTTGTGTAGACCTGAAACAACAAGGTGTAGGTGGTTACGACAGCTGGGGCGCTCGTCCGATACCCGAAGCAACTATTTACTCGGATGAGGAATACAATTGGTCATTTACTTTGATCCCTGTATCAGGTGCAAAAGATGCTGCTTCGAAAGCCGGATTGAAATATTAA
- a CDS encoding glycoside hydrolase family 88 protein — MKILKNNLLTFLALGIMAVSCTPKADKEKAEFIDQNVAFASAQTLKMLESVGEPTGKNYPRTLDPQGQLVVTNMYDWTPGFFPGSLWYLYELTGDSTWRNQASKWTETLEPLKTFTGHHDLGFMMYCSYGNAERLAPKPEYKDILIQSAQSLSSRYSDVTKCIKSWNYRKAWNDTTEWFYPVIIDNMMNLEMLFYASKVSGDKRYYDIAVSHANTTLKNHFRDDFSTYHVVDYDTITGVVKDQATCQGYSDNSTWSRGQAWAIYGYTMMFRETKDSSYLNAAIKATDFYLKNLPEDLVPLWDFNVGQEGYTPEGKSYAVEFKEKLRDASAAAIVCSGLFELGQLSNNKTYIDKAVKMLQSLASPNYRAALGSNGNFILMHSVGSIPHKNEIDVPLCYADYYFLEALVRYKNLKQ, encoded by the coding sequence ATGAAAATTTTGAAAAACAATCTATTAACTTTCTTAGCTCTGGGGATAATGGCTGTCTCGTGTACGCCAAAAGCAGATAAGGAGAAAGCCGAATTTATCGATCAGAATGTTGCGTTTGCATCGGCACAAACATTAAAAATGCTTGAGAGTGTGGGCGAACCCACAGGCAAAAACTACCCTCGTACACTTGATCCTCAGGGGCAACTGGTAGTCACAAATATGTATGACTGGACTCCCGGATTTTTTCCCGGATCACTTTGGTATCTCTACGAACTTACGGGAGATTCTACCTGGCGAAACCAAGCCAGTAAATGGACGGAGACACTAGAACCTCTTAAAACATTTACCGGTCATCACGATTTGGGTTTTATGATGTATTGCAGCTACGGAAATGCTGAGCGTCTGGCTCCCAAACCCGAATACAAAGACATTCTTATTCAGAGTGCGCAATCGTTATCGTCACGTTACAGTGATGTTACCAAATGTATAAAATCGTGGAATTACCGCAAAGCATGGAACGATACTACCGAATGGTTCTATCCGGTCATTATAGATAATATGATGAATCTCGAAATGCTGTTTTATGCTTCGAAAGTGAGTGGTGACAAACGTTATTACGACATTGCGGTGAGTCATGCCAATACAACTTTAAAGAATCATTTCAGAGACGATTTCAGCACCTACCACGTGGTAGATTACGACACTATTACGGGTGTTGTAAAAGATCAGGCAACTTGTCAGGGTTACAGCGACAATTCGACCTGGTCACGCGGACAAGCATGGGCTATTTATGGCTATACAATGATGTTCCGTGAAACAAAAGACTCCTCCTATCTTAATGCAGCTATCAAAGCAACAGACTTTTATTTAAAGAACCTGCCCGAAGATCTTGTTCCACTTTGGGATTTCAATGTCGGACAAGAGGGATATACCCCTGAAGGTAAATCGTATGCAGTAGAGTTTAAAGAAAAACTCAGAGATGCTTCGGCAGCGGCAATCGTGTGTTCAGGTTTGTTCGAATTGGGTCAGTTATCAAATAACAAAACCTATATCGACAAGGCTGTGAAAATGTTACAAAGTCTTGCTTCACCCAATTATAGAGCAGCATTGGGCAGCAACGGCAATTTTATTTTGATGCATAGCGTGGGAAGTATTCCTCATAAAAACGAAATTGATGTACCTTTGTGTTATGCCGATTATTATTTTTTAGAGGCTTTAGTGAGATATAAGAATTTGAAACAATAA